ACCAAACCAGATGCGAGAAGGAGACACAAACGCAGGTAAAGCCAACACCACAGCTACTAATGTTGCCGGAATCGCTATTTCTTGAATCATGACTCTGTTGAGTACACCCAGAGTCAAAATTGACATCATACTCAGACCCATTTGAAATAATCCGAGTCTGAACACCGTCGGTATATTCACTCTGGGAACTGAATCAGGACGAATTGATTGACCTGATTCGGGATCGGGTAAAAAATTGCTAGTTGCCATTACGACTTTAAAGAGAAATAGTAAAGGATTTAGTCTTTATAACTAAAGATAAACCCTGCCCATCCCCAGTCTGCTAATTTTCATTCTGTTTACAAAAAAGGTGGTGGGGAGCTTTTAAAAATAGGAAATCTCTATGTCTTCATGACACTCACAATCCCTTCATTTTGGCAGAAACAGGAAAATTACATAGTAAACTTGTATAAAACCTCCGTATAAACCCTTAGTGATGCGATTATGCCACCAGACTATTCCGGTCAAAACTTGCGAGGTCGTTCATTTAAAGGTCAAGACTTGACTGGAGCTAATTTTAGTAAAGCAGATATTCGAGGCGCTAATTTTAGCAAGGCTATTCTCAAAGGGGCTAATTTCACAGGTGCTAAAGCTGGACTACAGAAACGTTTGATTGTTAGTTTGCTTATAGGCTCATGGTTGTTGTCAGCAATATCAAGTTTTTTCTCAATTCTTCTGGGTTCATTTGTAGCATATGCTTTTAACCTCAGCGAAACTGAAAACTTCAATGGAGGAATGATCAGCTTAATTATTCTTATAGTTTTTTGTATTGTGACTGTTCGTAAAGGTTTAACAGCAGGTTTTGGAGCCGTAGCCGTAGCCGTAGCCATAGCCTTCGCCATAGCCTTCGTCGTAGCTGGAGGCTTCGACGTAGCCGGAGTCGTAGCCGGAATCGGAGCCATAACCGGAGTCGTAACCTTCGCCTTGGTCGTAGCCGGAGCTGGAGCCGGAGTCGTAGCCGGAGCCGTAGCCGTAGCTGTAGCCGTAGCCGGAGCCGTAGCCGGAGCAGGAGCCATAGCTGTAGCCGTAGCCGTAGGCGTAACCGAAGTCGTAGCCTTCGCCGTAGCTGGAGCCGTAACTGGAGTTGGAGCCGAAGTCTTAGTCGTAGCCGTAGCCGGAGCCGGAGCTTTCACATTATTTATTGCTTATATTGGCTGGCGTAGTCTAGAAGGAGATGAAAAAGATGCTTGGATTCGCTCATTCGCCATTACCTTTGCAGCAACAGGCGGTACAAGCTTCTTTGGTGCTGATTTAACTGATGCTGACCTGACTGGAGCAACTCTCAAAAATACAGATTTCAGAATAGCAAATCTAACACGCACTCGTTTTTATGAATCTAAAAAACTAGACCTTGCCAGAGTAGGCGATGCAATATTAGCTAAACGAGATATTCTCAATTTGCTAGTTAGTTTAAATGGCAGAAATAAATCATATTTTGGTGCTAACCTAAAAGGCGCAAACCTCATAGGCGCAGATTTAAAAGAAGCTAATTTTAAAGACACCGATATTACTGAAGCCACATTTGCAGGAGCCTGTTTAGAGTGGTTAAACTTAACTCTAGCTCAAGCTGTAGGTACTGATTTCACTCGCGCTCAAATGACTGGTGCTTGTGTAGAAGCATGGAATATTGAAAGTACAACTAAATTAGATCATGTCGATTGTCGCTTTATCTATCTTCTAGAAAATCCCCATCCTGGAACTGATGATAGAGAACGCCGTCCCAGTAGTGGCGACTTTCAACAAGGTGAATTTACAAAACTATTTGCAGAAGTTTTAAATACTGTCGATTTAATTTTCCGCAATGGCATAGACTGGAAAGCTTTTGTTAGCACTTTCAAAAAAGTCCAAGAAGATAATCAAGATACAGAGTTAGCTATCCAAAGCATTGCAAATAAAGGTGATGGCGTAGTTGTTGTTAAACTTGACGTACCTGATGGTACAGATAAAGAAAAGATTCATAGTGATTTCATGCAGAATTATCAGTTAGCATTGCAAGCTGTCGAGGAAAAATATAAAGCGCAATTGCAAGCTAAGGATAATGAAATCACAATTTATCGCCAACAGAGCGCAGATATGAAAGAAATTATTAGCTTGTTAGCAAATAAGCCAATTAATGTTCAAGTTGATAATAAAGTAGAAACTAAAGCTATGACTAATAGTAATGACTCCAGCCGTAATATTAATATTGGCAATATTGGCAGAGATTTTAACGCTAGTGGACAAGCATTAAATTTAGGCGAAATTAGTGGTACAGTGACAAATACCATCAACCAATTACCAACTGCACAAGAACCAGAAAAACCCGGAATCAAGGAATTATTGACACAATTACAAGCAGCAATAGAAGCTGAAACAGATTTATCTGATGAAGATAAAGCCGAAGCCTTAGAGCAAGTACAAGCCTTAGCCGAAGCTGGGAAAAATCCCCAAGAAGAAACAAAACAGAAAGCTGCAAAAACTGCGCTGAAAATTTTGAAAGGGACAATGACTGGTTTACCAGCCACAGCAACATTAATTGAAGCTGTGAGTAAACTATTACCTTTGATTTCTAAGTTTTTGGGTTTAGGGTAGTAGACACAATAAAAAACTACTAAATTTTTCTATGACTCTTACTTGATTCTGAAAATATATATAGGGTGAGCATTTCCCGCGTATCATGGCTGTGTGGGCATTACCCAATCCATAAATACTGCATAAGCTCCAAAAGGTTTTTAATATCTAGAAATTAGATTTATATATATGTTAAAATAATTACCTGTATTTTTAACATAGCTTTTATTTGCTCATTTAGTAATTATGTCAAGATAAATGTAAGACTTAGCTAAAGTCATACAATGTTAGGTACTGTATTAGTCGGTCGTTATCAAATCCGCGAAATGTTGGGTGGAGGTGGATTTGGTAAAACTTATATCGCAATTGACACTCAACGTCCTGGTCAGCCCCAATGCGTAGTCAAACACTTTCAGCCTGTCACCCATAACCCAGAGTTTCTGGAAACGGCCAGACGGCTGTTTAACAGCGAAGCCGAAACACTAGAAAAATTAGGACATCATGACCAAATTCCGCGCCTTTTAGCATACTTTGAGGAAAATCACGAATTTTTCCTGGTACAAGAATTTATTGAAGGGCATTCACTGAAAGTAGAAATGCCACCTCATCAACCTTGGTCAGAAGACAAGGTTGTCAAACTGTTGCAGCAAAGCTTAGATATTTTGAAGTTTATTCACTCTCATCAAGTGATTCATCGAGATATTAAGCCAGAAAATATGCTCAGAAGGCTAGAAGATGGTAAGGTGGTGCTGATAGATTTTGGAGCTGTAAAACAAGTCCAAACACAGATAAGTGGACTTAGTGGACAAACGGAAATGACAATTGCTATTGGCACACCAGGATACATGCCTTTAGAACAGTTTCGGGGTAAACCACACCTTAACAGCGATATCTATTCTTTAGGTATGGTTTGTATTCAAGCGCTAACAGGGGTACATCCTAGACAATTAGGCGAAGATCCTGCTACTGGAGAATTTCTTTGGCAATATAGAGCCAAAGTTAGTCCTGAGTTAGCATCTGTGTTATCAAAGATGGTACTTATTAATAATAAACTGCGTTATCAGTCTGCAAATGAGGTTTTAGAGGCGCTACAAAATAACTTTTATCCTCACATAGAGACACAAGTAACTGAAGCACCATCAACATTAATGCAACCATCTCCAGTGACCATATCACAACAATCAGTAGATGATTGTTATAGTCAAAATAGCTTAATTCTTTCCGCAGAACAGTATCACTCTTTAGAAAATACACTCATGAAGTTTGTCGGCCCCATAGGTCGAACTTTGTTACAGCGTGCAGTATCAGTATCTAACTATCAAGAATTAGTAGATAATTTATCTTCGCATTTAACAGGAAATCAACAAACTGAGTTTAAGCAAAAAATAATATCTTTACTAGAAGAACAAACTAGCAAGGATGAAAATACTCCTATTAATACCCCACAACAAACACAGCCAGATATTAATAAAATAAATGATTCTGTTATCCGTGAATGTGAGAAAGAGTTACTCAACTTAATTGGGCCAATTGCCACTTTCCTAGTCCAAAAAGTAATAAAGTCTGGCAGTGCTGCACATTCTCGCGCCGAATTTATTCAAATGTTAGCGGCGGAAATTCCTGATGCTCAAAAAGCTTTGCAATTTCAGAAGCGTTTACTTCCTTAAATGTAAGACAATGAGATTTATTAACTGTTGGCCGTACTAATTTTTGATTTTAAATTTTGGATTTTGGATGATTTTTGGTTCAAGCCCAGCCCCTTGTGGGCGGAACAAATCGCGCTGCTTCGTCAATCCAAAATCTCCAAGCTGCATCCCCTTGTGGGTGCAGTCAATCCAAAATCGTCAATCCAAAATCTAAAATTGTTTGACTTTTACCAGCCAACATAAGAAAATAAAATCAGCTGCACCCCAATAGGAAATGTTATTAATTCTGCTTATTTAACATATCCATAGCTATAGTTAAACTGTACTTCATTCGATTAAATGCTGCGGCTAAACCACCAATTTCATCATTAGCATTATCCTCAAATTCTACAGCCATATCGCCTGTGCTTACTCTTTGGGCTATATTTTCAATTCTTCTAATGCGCTGAATTACAGTTTTCTTAATTAGGAAGTTAATAATAAATATAATTATGGCAAACAAAACGCTTAAAGATGCCATAATTCCTAACCAAGTAGTTCGCGCGTTACTAAACACTTCTTCAGAAGGCACTGAGATAATTTGAGCAGCAACAATTTCATTCAGGTTCCAGCCAAAACCATTTTCGGAACCATAGGTTACAAGTTGACTTTTCGGCGCTTTTTCTGGTGTAGAATGACATTGCAAACAGGTTTGCTCTTTGATGGCTAGTGGTCTAGCGATGTAAAATACTTTACCTTCAGGCAAATCACGAAAGTCAGTAATTTCCTTGAGTGAAGGATTTTTGCGAAAGCGCTCTACAATTGCTGATTCATAAGTATCAGCCTTATCTCGTAAATTCGTAGGGTTCAGTGTTGCTTCTTTATAGAAAAAGTTTTGATACTGTTCATTTTTGCGTAAATTTTCAAATACTTCTGTTGCAGAGTAAGCAGGTACGGTTTCTGGAATAAATGATGATGCAGTCTCTAGCTGAGGTAAGAGTAAATTTCTGACCTTATTTTGTGTGTATTGGCGTACAGCAGTCATTGTGTTCAAGAGCGCTAGGGCTTTAGAAGCTACTTCTGTTTGCGCTCGTTGCTGGAGTATGCTGGATAGCACTGTACCGCTTAAAACAATACTAATGATAAAAACTATAGTTAATAGTAAGTTAAATTTTGTACCAATCTTTAATTTTTTTAACATTAGTCTAAAATTATTAGATAAGTCTTATCTACTATTGTAGTAAAATACTGTAGCGAAGATAGCGGATAAAAGCAAGATAATATATTAATTAAAACTACTAATGCTAAGGAAATTCTCACGACGTTTTTTTTTGGGCAATCAATTTTATTAATAGTTAATGCCTGTACATCACAGTCTGAATCTTCTGGATTATTGAATATTGGTGTAATCAATTATGAAGGTGGAGCAGAAATAATTAATCAGTACGCTAGATTTAAGCGTTATCTGGGAGAGAGAACAAAAGCGAAGATAATTTTAGAGCCTACTTTTAATGAAAATAAAGCCATTGAGCGTTTAGAATCTCTTGCTTGGTCATTGATGTTTGCTCCTCCTGGATTAGCTGCGATCGCAATTTCCCGCTATCAATATATTCCCATATTTCCGTTAATTGGTTTAACTAATTTGCGATGTGTACTTGTTACCCGTGAAGACAGCGCCATTCGGAATATACAAGATTTACAAGGTAAAACAGTAGCGTTAGGGCAATTAGGTTCAGCCACCGGCTATTATCTGCCTCTTTATAATCTTTATGGACTGACACTAGCTGAAGTTTTATCTGCACCTACACCAAAAACCGTCATGGAATGGGTAGCAGAAGGAAAAGCTATTGCTGGGGCTGTTTCTATGGCAGAATTTAATCTTTATAGATCCCAATTTCAAGACACTAAATTTCGCATTTTCTATACCGACCCTCATTATGTACCGCCTGGTGTAGTGTTAATTCAACCAAATATAGAAAGTAAACGTCAAGAGTATATTCGTAAAGTTATGAGTGAGTTTCCTTCCACTTCGGCTCAAGAAGTTGGTTATATACCTAACGCACCTATTCCTAATTATCAATATATGATTAGTGTGGTTGAAAGAGTCCAACCAATTGCATCTCAATTACAAAGCAAACCTGTTCAGTTATTTAATAAAACTATTTAGCTATTAAGTATTTTTGTGCTAAAGATTAATGTTTTTTAATTAATTTTGAGCATAGTTATTTGTATAACCTGTAGTACATTAGCCAACTAATATTCTGCTCCTGCAAATATTATAAGTTCTATGAGCGAATCAAAGGTCATCCTCAGCACATCATTACCTCGCACTCGCCAGAGTCTAGCCACAGACTTATTCAATGCTGGGGTTAACTCAGGTATGACAGTAATAGTTCATTCATCTCTTAGTTCTATCGGTTGGGTTTGTGGGGGTTCGGTTGCAGTGGTTCAAGCGCTAATGGATGTAATTACATCAACCGGAAATATAGTCATGCCTACTCATACTGGTGATTTGTCTGACCCTGCTAACTGGCAAAACCCTGCTGTTCCTAGAGAGTGGTGGACTATTATTCGGGAAACGATGCCAGCTTTTGACCCTAAAGTAACGCCAACGCGAGGGATGGGGCAAATCGTAGAAACCTTCCGCACTTGGGAAAATGTGCTGCGAAGTTCTCACCCACAAGTTTCTTTTGCTGCTTGGGGAAAAGATGCCCAAAAAATAGTATTAAATCATTCTCTTGACTATTCTTTAGGAGAAAATTCACCCTTAGCTCGTCTCTATGACCTTGATGGTTGGGTATTGTTATTGGGAGTTGGATATGAAAATTGTACTAGTTTTCATCTAGCCGAATATCGGATTGGTGGAGGACAGCAAATTAAAAAAGGTGCGCCTACTGTAGAAGCTGGACAACGAGTTTGGCGTTGGTTTACAGATATTGATTTTGATACAAGCTGTTTTGTAGAGATGGGTAAGGCTTTTGAACAAACTGTTCAGGTAAAAATATCAACAGTTGGTTCTGCACAAATTAAGTTATTTAAAGTGAGGAATGCAGTTGATTTTGCTGTTACTTGGCTAAGAGATTATTCATGCTAGATAGATACAACAGTTTATTTTGATTGTGAATTTTGCTAGTAAAAATTAAATATCAGACTGAAAGTATTTTCCCAAGGCGTTTTATCCACAACGCTCTTTGAGGAAAGCATCAAATGTAAACCTGTTGGGTAACGAAGTTTGTGCGCCTAATTTTGTGGCGGCTAAAGCACCAGCCGCCGTACCCCAAACAACTGCTTGATGTAAAGAAAGTCCTGTGTAAAGTCCTGCTGCTAAACCAGCATTAAAAGCATCACCAGCCGCTACAGTATCAACAGCTTCTACAGAGAATGCAGGGACAAAAAACACTTCTTTTTCCGTAGCACAAACAACACCCTTAGCACCAAGTTTCACGATCGCACTTTTCACACCTCTTTGCAACAACATGCCAGCCGCCTTGGTTGCTGCTGCTTCCCCATCTACAGGAAAACCAACTAATTGCCCCGCTTCTACTTCATTTGGCGTAATAATATCGATTAAAGGATAAAGTTCTGCTGGTAAATTCGCTGGTGCTGGTGCTGG
Above is a genomic segment from Nostoc sp. MS1 containing:
- a CDS encoding serine/threonine-protein kinase, producing MLGTVLVGRYQIREMLGGGGFGKTYIAIDTQRPGQPQCVVKHFQPVTHNPEFLETARRLFNSEAETLEKLGHHDQIPRLLAYFEENHEFFLVQEFIEGHSLKVEMPPHQPWSEDKVVKLLQQSLDILKFIHSHQVIHRDIKPENMLRRLEDGKVVLIDFGAVKQVQTQISGLSGQTEMTIAIGTPGYMPLEQFRGKPHLNSDIYSLGMVCIQALTGVHPRQLGEDPATGEFLWQYRAKVSPELASVLSKMVLINNKLRYQSANEVLEALQNNFYPHIETQVTEAPSTLMQPSPVTISQQSVDDCYSQNSLILSAEQYHSLENTLMKFVGPIGRTLLQRAVSVSNYQELVDNLSSHLTGNQQTEFKQKIISLLEEQTSKDENTPINTPQQTQPDINKINDSVIRECEKELLNLIGPIATFLVQKVIKSGSAAHSRAEFIQMLAAEIPDAQKALQFQKRLLP
- a CDS encoding phosphate/phosphite/phosphonate ABC transporter substrate-binding protein, with translation MNIGVINYEGGAEIINQYARFKRYLGERTKAKIILEPTFNENKAIERLESLAWSLMFAPPGLAAIAISRYQYIPIFPLIGLTNLRCVLVTREDSAIRNIQDLQGKTVALGQLGSATGYYLPLYNLYGLTLAEVLSAPTPKTVMEWVAEGKAIAGAVSMAEFNLYRSQFQDTKFRIFYTDPHYVPPGVVLIQPNIESKRQEYIRKVMSEFPSTSAQEVGYIPNAPIPNYQYMISVVERVQPIASQLQSKPVQLFNKTI
- a CDS encoding DUF3365 domain-containing protein; protein product: MLKKLKIGTKFNLLLTIVFIISIVLSGTVLSSILQQRAQTEVASKALALLNTMTAVRQYTQNKVRNLLLPQLETASSFIPETVPAYSATEVFENLRKNEQYQNFFYKEATLNPTNLRDKADTYESAIVERFRKNPSLKEITDFRDLPEGKVFYIARPLAIKEQTCLQCHSTPEKAPKSQLVTYGSENGFGWNLNEIVAAQIISVPSEEVFSNARTTWLGIMASLSVLFAIIIFIINFLIKKTVIQRIRRIENIAQRVSTGDMAVEFEDNANDEIGGLAAAFNRMKYSLTIAMDMLNKQN
- a CDS encoding aminoglycoside N(3)-acetyltransferase, yielding MSESKVILSTSLPRTRQSLATDLFNAGVNSGMTVIVHSSLSSIGWVCGGSVAVVQALMDVITSTGNIVMPTHTGDLSDPANWQNPAVPREWWTIIRETMPAFDPKVTPTRGMGQIVETFRTWENVLRSSHPQVSFAAWGKDAQKIVLNHSLDYSLGENSPLARLYDLDGWVLLLGVGYENCTSFHLAEYRIGGGQQIKKGAPTVEAGQRVWRWFTDIDFDTSCFVEMGKAFEQTVQVKISTVGSAQIKLFKVRNAVDFAVTWLRDYSC
- a CDS encoding pentapeptide repeat-containing protein, with the protein product MPPDYSGQNLRGRSFKGQDLTGANFSKADIRGANFSKAILKGANFTGAKAGLQKRLIVSLLIGSWLLSAISSFFSILLGSFVAYAFNLSETENFNGGMISLIILIVFCIVTVRKGLTAGFGAVAVAVAIAFAIAFVVAGGFDVAGVVAGIGAITGVVTFALVVAGAGAGVVAGAVAVAVAVAGAVAGAGAIAVAVAVGVTEVVAFAVAGAVTGVGAEVLVVAVAGAGAFTLFIAYIGWRSLEGDEKDAWIRSFAITFAATGGTSFFGADLTDADLTGATLKNTDFRIANLTRTRFYESKKLDLARVGDAILAKRDILNLLVSLNGRNKSYFGANLKGANLIGADLKEANFKDTDITEATFAGACLEWLNLTLAQAVGTDFTRAQMTGACVEAWNIESTTKLDHVDCRFIYLLENPHPGTDDRERRPSSGDFQQGEFTKLFAEVLNTVDLIFRNGIDWKAFVSTFKKVQEDNQDTELAIQSIANKGDGVVVVKLDVPDGTDKEKIHSDFMQNYQLALQAVEEKYKAQLQAKDNEITIYRQQSADMKEIISLLANKPINVQVDNKVETKAMTNSNDSSRNINIGNIGRDFNASGQALNLGEISGTVTNTINQLPTAQEPEKPGIKELLTQLQAAIEAETDLSDEDKAEALEQVQALAEAGKNPQEETKQKAAKTALKILKGTMTGLPATATLIEAVSKLLPLISKFLGLG